The DNA segment AAGTTACGTTATGTGCTGGAATTACACAGTTTTGGATTGCAGCTTGAGCAACTCTTGCTTTTGCAGCTCCAATTAATCTGTGATCAAATTGACCAGGGCTTCTCATATTAATCGCTGGAATTGCTCCTTGGTATCCTGAAACGAAATCCATTAATCCAAAATCTAAAACTTGTAACCAAGGTAAAGTTGCAATCTTTTCAACATCTTGTAATGCACCATGAGTTTCAATTAAAACGTGAATTGGAATTTCTCTTTTTATTCCAGCTTCTTTTGCTACTTTTTGAATATATTCAATTTGAGTTTTTGCATCTTCATAACATGTTGATTTTGGTAAAGTAATGTATGCTAAATTTTCTCCAGCACCTGGTACTAAAATATCAACATCTTGTCTCCAATCTGGATGAGAGTGGTCATGAATTCTTGTTCCAGCCATTTTGTATGGATTTTCAGAAGAATTAACAACTCTTACGATCATTTGAGCATGTTCAACTTCTTTTCCTGTTTCTGCACCATCTTCACAATCACAAGTAATATCAAAAACTGGTCCTAATTTTTTTTGCATTTCAAAACCTTTTAGGATTAGCTTTTCGCTTCCTGCAAAGTGCTCACAAGTTGGAATAATTGGTAAAGATTTACCTGATTCAAATAAAGCTTCTTTTGGATGTGTCATATTTTTTCCTTTTTGTTAAATTAAATTTTTATTTTTTTGTAGATTTTTTTGGAATTACAACAGTGTAATCTAAATCTAATACAATGTTTGGAAGATATTTACCATCTTCACCTTTAGGGCTTGAAATCTCTGTTGGATTTTGATTTTTAACAGCAATCGTTCTTAATCTTAAAAGACCAATATCCTCTCTTTTATGATCTATAGTCTCTAAAATTTCAGTATATGCATAAATTGTATCTCCTGCATAAGTAGGATTACAGTGATTTCCACTATTTATAGCATATACCCATTGAGCATTTTGTAGCCCATTAAAAGAGATTGCTCTTGCCATTGAAATAACAATTCCACCATACATTAATCTTTGACCCATAGGAGTTGATTTCATCATATGGTCATTAAAATGTACCTTCGCATTGTTTTGGTATAGTTTTGTTGCAAGTGTGTGATCACTATTATCAATAGTAATTCCTTCAGGATGATTAAGTCTCTCTCCTGCAACATAATCTTCAAAGAAGTACTCTCCACCACTAGCATCTGTATCAATTGCACCAATTGTTGGAATATTTATTTTATCAACTATTGGAGTTGAAGCTTCAAAAGTTGGAACAATATTTATTTCACTTTTTACACTATGGTCTTTTTTGTGAACCATTACCCATCTTTTGAAGTTTAAAACTTCATTTCCGTCTTGATTTACCCCAATAGAGTGAACATAAACAACTCCACTTTTTCCATTTGAGTTTTCTTTTAAACCAATTACAGTTGAAGTCATACTAACTGTATCTCCAACAAAAACTGGATTTGGAAAAGAGATTTCAGCATAACCTAAATTTGCAATAGCATTTAAAGATATATCTTGAACTGATTTTCCAAATGTTAGGTGGAACATTAATATATCATCAATTGGTCTTTTTTTGTAACCAATCTCTCTTGCTACAATATCACTTGAATGAAGAGAAAATCTAGAACCTGTGAAGGCTATGTATAAAGATACATCACCTTCGCTTACAGTTCTAGGAAGTGGATGAACAATTTTTTGTCCAATGCTAAAATCTTCAAAATAGTTACCGTAATTTATTTTTGACAAACTAATCTCCTTATTTGTTAAATAGGTTTTGACCTAATGATTTATATGTTTCATAAAGTTTTATCATTTTTCTTGCCCATTTAATTCTTGAAGAATCAACAAGTTTATTGTTATGTAAAATTACCTCTTTACCTTCTTTTGCTGCTTCTTCATATTTTGCAATCATTTGTTCATAATCTTCAACTTCACTTTGTTTTGGAGTGAAAATGTCATTAATGTATTCAATTTGAATTGGATGAATAAGAGATTTACCATCAAATCCTAAATTAAATGCATCTTTTGTTGAATCTTCACAAGCAAACTCGTCTAACACATCGAAGTGTGGACCATCAATTACAGTTTTACCATAAGCTTTTGCAGCAAGTGCAATTTGAGCTAAATATGTAACGATAGCTTTTGAACCTCTTTTTATATCTATTTGAAGTCTATTTGCTAATTTGTTTGAACCAACTACAACAACTTCAACTTTTGGACTAGCTGCACAAATTTCGTGAATATTTAAAACAGCTAAAGGAGTTTCAATCATAATCATAAGAGTTAATTTTGGATTTACTTCTTCTATTAATTTAACAGCTTCTAAAACATCTTCTTTTGAATCTATTTTAGAGAATAGTAAACCATCAATTTCAATTTCTCTTGCTAATTGTAAATCTTTTTTCAAATCTTCACTTCCAAGATTATTAATTCTTAAAACTCTTTCGCTATCTCCAAAGCTTGGACCTTGTTCTGCGTAAACTTCTTTTAAAGTAGTTCTTCCTAATTCTCTTTGATCTTCTAAAATTGCTTCAAAATCAAAAATAACAGTGTCAGCTAAAACAGTTTTTGCTTTTTCTACATTGTGTTTGTTGTATGAAGGAACTAAAAGCATAGATCTTCTAGCTTTATATTCAACTACTTCTTCACCTTTTGATTTTGCTCTTTCAAGCTCATTTAAATCTTTTACTAATTGTTTTCTTAAAACTTTTCCATTTTTTGTTCTTGGATAGTCAGTCATTGTATAGATTCTTTTTGGTGCTTTATATTTAGCTAAATTTGCTTGAGAGAATTTTAAAATTTCTTCTTCTTGTTCTTTAGTTAAAGTAGTATGACCAATAACAATGATTGCTACGATAGTTTTATCTTTTTCAATATCTAGACCAAAAGCAACACAATCTGCAACATCTGGATGAGTTTTTACAACTCTTTCAATTTCATGTGGAGATACTCTAAATCCAAAAGTATTGATAATGTCATCTTTTCTTCCAATGAACCAAATATATCCATCTTTATCTTTTCTAGCATAATCTCCTGTGAAGAAGTATCCATCATGTTTAGCTTTTTGAGTCTCTTCTTCTAATTGCCAGTACTCTAAGAATAATCCTGGATCGTCTTCACCTATACAAATCATTCCTTCTTCTTCAACACCAACTTCTTCTAAAGTTTCTGGGTTTAAAAGTTTTACAATGTGTCCTGGTTGAGGGAATCCTGCACTTCCTGGTCTTATTGGATTATATTTTGAGTGTGAAATATAGTATGAACATTCACTCATACCAATTGCTTCAAAAATATCTTGTTTAAATCTTTCTCTCCAAAGTCCTAACATTTCATCAGATAAGTGTTCTCCAGCAGACATACAATATCTTAAAGTTGGACAATCATCTAAAGTGAAGTCAGTTTTTTGAATTATTTGTCTATAAATTGTTGGAACTCCAATGAAAATAGTACATTGATGTTTTTTAATTAAATTAATCCATGTAGAAGCATCATTTGCACCTTCATAAGCAATAACTGTATGACCATTGTATAATGGATCCATTAAAGCAGAACCTAAAACATAAGTCCAGTTAAATTTACCAGAGTGCATGATTCTATCATTTTCTTTAAAATCAAACCAGTAATCAGTTGCTGGTTTTCTACCTACTAATGATCTATGAGAGTGTAGTACACCTTTTGGATAACCAGTAGTTCCAGATGTATAAACTAAATATGCAGGTTCACCTGATTTTGAATTGTAATGATTTGGAGTTGTACTAGTCTCTTTAAAAATTTGATTTAATGCATATACATTTATATCTTTTGGTTTTTTTAAATCTTCAACACTATCAATTCCAGCAACAACTATTGTTCTCAAATTATCAAGATTTTCTAAATATGGAACTAAATTTTCATACATAGAAGCTGATAAAACAATTGCTTTCGCTTGAGAATCTTCAGCTAAATATTTAACTTCACTACCACTTAATAAAGTTGAAGTAGGAACAGCAATCATTCCACCTTTCATTACTCCAAAAAATGAAATAGGGTAAGCTAAAGAGTTTTTTAGACAAACTAAAACTCTATCTCTTGGCTCTAAACCAATTCCTGCAAAGAAGTTAGATACTTGATCAGATTTTGTTGCTAACTCTTTATAAGTTATAGAATCTGTCCCTAATTTATCATCTTCAATTACCATAGCAACATTATTTTCTTTATTTGTACCAACATGTTTTGTTGTACAAGCGATACCTATATTTAAAAACTCAGGTACATCTAATTTTATTGTTTGACTCATATTAAAACTCCTTATAATATTACAGTTGACCGTATGGCCAGTTTTCTTTAAATGTGTGGATAGGCATTTTGTTTAACACAGAAAGTGCAAATAACTCATCCTCTTTTGATAAACTATTTAATGCATAAGCTCTTAAAATGTTTTGTAAAGATTTTCCAAACATTGGCGGATCTAACATTTCACCTTCATATCTAATTGCACCACTTAGTAAAGCATCAGCTTCAATAGCAGCTTTTAAAATTGATACATCTTTTTCTATTTCTAGAGGAGACGGTGTAAATGCAACTTTACAAATATTTATATGATTTGGTGTAATAACTTGTTTACCTGTTAATCCCATTGCATTCTCTCTTAATGCATGAGAATAAACATGTTTACTAGCTTCATCACCATGTAAATCTAACCATCTTCTAATATCTTTTTTCTCAACACAAGAATCTGGTAATGAATGTGGTGTTAAAAGTACTTCTACTCCCCCAATTACTCCTTTACCTTTAATTCTAGCTTCCATTGTAAGAATATTAAAGAATGTTTCTAATTCATCAATCCAACCTTTTGGAGTTATTTTATAAGCCATTGCTTTTGAAAAATCGTGAATTCCAAATACAATGTGTTTAACAGTTGAATATTCCATTAATCTATCGGCAATTTGAAGAGATTTTGGATGCTCAACGATTGGCTGAATTGTTAGTTTACTTCCAATTGAAATTAACCATGAAGACAAATCTCTGATTTCAGCACTTCCATAAACTTCTCCTGCTTTTGCTAAAACAATAACATCTATATATTGATGAATTTGTTTTAACATTTTTAAATCTTCTTCATACTCTTCAGTTCTAAATGGATTTATTCTTACAGCTATTTGAAAATCTCTTTCAGGGAATTTTGGTAATTCTTGAATTAAAAGTTCTCTACTCATAGCTTTTTGTCTACAACCATCTTCTAAGTCAAATAAAACAGTGTGAGCTTTTGTTTTATAAGCATGTTTTTGTAATCTTAATTTTGCTTGTTCCATTGTTTCATAAGAACCATCTAGTGGATTATATTTAATTGGTGGATAATAAATTTGGATACCTGGCCAATAACCACCAAGAACTGGTGTTAAATCGTCATTTGCTGTTAATTTAGATAAATCTATCGCAGAAGTCATCATATTTAAACCTTTCATATTTTTTACTTGTTTTATGTACAAAGATTTTATTACACATAAAAACTAACAAGGAATTTATACACAAATTAAAATGAATAAATTTTATATCTTTTAATATAGTAAATAAATTTAAGTTTATTATAATAAATGCCGTACAATTACCAATTTTAGGGAAATAAAACTTAAAAATTATTATAAAAAATGATAATTATTTAAAAAATTGAGGAGTAAATTAGAATTTCTTATGAAGATTTTCTATAAAAAAGAGTTAAAAATACTCTTTTTTATAAATCTTGTAAAAAATTTAGTGTTTCAAAGTAGTCAATTAAAAAAGGTTTTGATACTTTTTCAAAGCTATCTACATCTTCATATAGGTTTATAAAAAATGAAAAATTAATATTTCTATTTTTTAAAGCTTCTATTGAAAGAAGAGTATCATTTATAGAGCCCAATTTTGAAGGAGTTATTAAAAAAGTTTTTGTTTTGAATTCTTTTATTAAATCAATTATAAAAAAATCTTTTTTAATAGGAACCATTAACCCACCAGCTCCCTCAATAATAAGAACATCACAAAAATTTTTTAAATACTCTTTTTTTTCTTTTAAAAATTCAATATCTATATAAGTGTTTCCTTTTGCAACATATGGTGAAGCGGGAAGTAAGAATTGATAGGGAACACAATCATTAACAGAAATATTCTTGAAATCAGGATTTAATTTTTTTACTAAATTAAGCATTTTTGAACCATCAAGAGGAGTATTGTTTTCAACTCCTGTTTCAATAGGTTTAAAATAACCAACTCTAAGTCCAGCTTTTGCAAAATGATTTAAGAATTTTTCACAAGCATAAGTTTTTCCGACATTTGTATTTGTTGCAGTAATAAAGATACTTTTACCTATATACTCTTCTGGATTGATTTTCATAATAATCTCTTTTTTGTTATAATTTGTAGCTTTTTAAAAATATGATTTTATCATAGCAATAATAAGGGTTTTATGTGAGTAATGAAATAGAAATAGAATTAAGTGAAGATTTAGAAGTACAAGAACCAAAAAAATATAATGTTTTTTTATTAAATGATGATTATTCAACAATGGAATTTGTAATAGATGTATTAGTAAAAATATTTAGAAAGACAGTAAGTGAAGCTGAAGCAATTATGTTGAATGTTCATAATAATGGTAAAGGTCTTTGTGGTGTTTATAGTTTTGAAATAGCAACTACTAAAGTTGCTCAAGTAAAAACTATGGCTAGAGAGAAGGGCTTTCCTTTAAAAGCTACAATGGAAGAAGAGTAAATAATGATAAGTAAAGAGTTAAGGCATATCTTTGCACAAGCAATTAGTTATGCAAAAAGTAATCATCATGAATATTTGACATTGGAACATATTTTTTTAATGTTAATAAATGATGCAACAATAGAAGAGATGTTTTTTGATTTAGGAGTTGATACGAATATTTTATTTCAAGATTTAAAAACATATATTGAATCAAACACTCCAAAGCTTCCTGAAGGAATAAATGATGAACCAATTGAAACTTTGGCTCTCTCTTCTACAATTGAGTATATGGTTGCACATACTCAAAGTAGTGGAAAAACAAAAGCTAATGTTGAAGATATGTTTGTAGCAATATTAAAAGATGAAAAAACGTATGCTGCATATCTATTAAAAAAATTGGGAATTCAAAGAGTGGATATTCTTGAAGAGATTTCTCATAGACCTGATGATGAAAAAGATGAACAAGATGGTAAAAATGAGAAAGTGTTAGAGCAAAATTCAAGTGAACTTGTAGCTGTTGCTAAAAAAAATGAGATAGATCCAGTTATTGGAAGAGAGAATGAAATAGCAAGAGTAATAGAGATACTTTCAAGAAGAAAGAAAAATAATCCACTCTTAGTTGGAGAACCAGGAGTTGGTAAAACAGCTATTGCAGAAGGTTTAGCTTTAAAAATAGCACAAAAACAAGTTCCTGTGACTTTAGAAGATTCAAAAATCTTTTCATTGGATATGGGTTCTATGTTAGCTGGTACTAAATATAGAGGTGATTTTGAAAAAAAATTAAAATCTCTTTTAAATGAGATTTCAAAAATACCCAATGCAATTTTATTTA comes from the Aliarcobacter cibarius genome and includes:
- a CDS encoding HpcH/HpaI aldolase/citrate lyase family protein, whose amino-acid sequence is MTHPKEALFESGKSLPIIPTCEHFAGSEKLILKGFEMQKKLGPVFDITCDCEDGAETGKEVEHAQMIVRVVNSSENPYKMAGTRIHDHSHPDWRQDVDILVPGAGENLAYITLPKSTCYEDAKTQIEYIQKVAKEAGIKREIPIHVLIETHGALQDVEKIATLPWLQVLDFGLMDFVSGYQGAIPAINMRSPGQFDHRLIGAAKARVAQAAIQNCVIPAHNVTLDLKNPYQTYKDAERARNEFGFMRMWSIYPTQVQAIVDAMKPDFTELEAAQNILIKAQDAEWGPIQYDGELHDRATYRYFWELVQRAKYSGVKLQDEAEKRFFA
- the bioD gene encoding dethiobiotin synthase, giving the protein MKINPEEYIGKSIFITATNTNVGKTYACEKFLNHFAKAGLRVGYFKPIETGVENNTPLDGSKMLNLVKKLNPDFKNISVNDCVPYQFLLPASPYVAKGNTYIDIEFLKEKKEYLKNFCDVLIIEGAGGLMVPIKKDFFIIDLIKEFKTKTFLITPSKLGSINDTLLSIEALKNRNINFSFFINLYEDVDSFEKVSKPFLIDYFETLNFLQDL
- a CDS encoding MaoC family dehydratase, with the translated sequence MSKINYGNYFEDFSIGQKIVHPLPRTVSEGDVSLYIAFTGSRFSLHSSDIVAREIGYKKRPIDDILMFHLTFGKSVQDISLNAIANLGYAEISFPNPVFVGDTVSMTSTVIGLKENSNGKSGVVYVHSIGVNQDGNEVLNFKRWVMVHKKDHSVKSEINIVPTFEASTPIVDKINIPTIGAIDTDASGGEYFFEDYVAGERLNHPEGITIDNSDHTLATKLYQNNAKVHFNDHMMKSTPMGQRLMYGGIVISMARAISFNGLQNAQWVYAINSGNHCNPTYAGDTIYAYTEILETIDHKREDIGLLRLRTIAVKNQNPTEISSPKGEDGKYLPNIVLDLDYTVVIPKKSTKK
- a CDS encoding HpcH/HpaI aldolase/citrate lyase family protein, whose translation is MKGLNMMTSAIDLSKLTANDDLTPVLGGYWPGIQIYYPPIKYNPLDGSYETMEQAKLRLQKHAYKTKAHTVLFDLEDGCRQKAMSRELLIQELPKFPERDFQIAVRINPFRTEEYEEDLKMLKQIHQYIDVIVLAKAGEVYGSAEIRDLSSWLISIGSKLTIQPIVEHPKSLQIADRLMEYSTVKHIVFGIHDFSKAMAYKITPKGWIDELETFFNILTMEARIKGKGVIGGVEVLLTPHSLPDSCVEKKDIRRWLDLHGDEASKHVYSHALRENAMGLTGKQVITPNHINICKVAFTPSPLEIEKDVSILKAAIEADALLSGAIRYEGEMLDPPMFGKSLQNILRAYALNSLSKEDELFALSVLNKMPIHTFKENWPYGQL
- a CDS encoding ATP-dependent Clp protease adaptor ClpS, with product MSNEIEIELSEDLEVQEPKKYNVFLLNDDYSTMEFVIDVLVKIFRKTVSEAEAIMLNVHNNGKGLCGVYSFEIATTKVAQVKTMAREKGFPLKATMEEE
- a CDS encoding aldolase/citrate lyase family protein, producing the protein MSQTIKLDVPEFLNIGIACTTKHVGTNKENNVAMVIEDDKLGTDSITYKELATKSDQVSNFFAGIGLEPRDRVLVCLKNSLAYPISFFGVMKGGMIAVPTSTLLSGSEVKYLAEDSQAKAIVLSASMYENLVPYLENLDNLRTIVVAGIDSVEDLKKPKDINVYALNQIFKETSTTPNHYNSKSGEPAYLVYTSGTTGYPKGVLHSHRSLVGRKPATDYWFDFKENDRIMHSGKFNWTYVLGSALMDPLYNGHTVIAYEGANDASTWINLIKKHQCTIFIGVPTIYRQIIQKTDFTLDDCPTLRYCMSAGEHLSDEMLGLWRERFKQDIFEAIGMSECSYYISHSKYNPIRPGSAGFPQPGHIVKLLNPETLEEVGVEEEGMICIGEDDPGLFLEYWQLEEETQKAKHDGYFFTGDYARKDKDGYIWFIGRKDDIINTFGFRVSPHEIERVVKTHPDVADCVAFGLDIEKDKTIVAIIVIGHTTLTKEQEEEILKFSQANLAKYKAPKRIYTMTDYPRTKNGKVLRKQLVKDLNELERAKSKGEEVVEYKARRSMLLVPSYNKHNVEKAKTVLADTVIFDFEAILEDQRELGRTTLKEVYAEQGPSFGDSERVLRINNLGSEDLKKDLQLAREIEIDGLLFSKIDSKEDVLEAVKLIEEVNPKLTLMIMIETPLAVLNIHEICAASPKVEVVVVGSNKLANRLQIDIKRGSKAIVTYLAQIALAAKAYGKTVIDGPHFDVLDEFACEDSTKDAFNLGFDGKSLIHPIQIEYINDIFTPKQSEVEDYEQMIAKYEEAAKEGKEVILHNNKLVDSSRIKWARKMIKLYETYKSLGQNLFNK